In a single window of the Acetivibrio clariflavus DSM 19732 genome:
- a CDS encoding permease produces the protein MNILAMIFGWLNDQLLKMRWLSELVRLLVEKVFGLSVSERIGGSIHFFIYDTIKIFILLSLLIFVISYIQSYFPPERTKKILGKIKGIKGNILGALLGTITPFCSCSSIPIFIGFTSAGLPLGITFSFLISSPMVDLASLMLLISFFGPKIAIAYVVVGLILAVIGGTLIDKLGLEKYVEGYVREIENVDAEVPEMTRKERISYAKEQVRDIIQRVWLYVLIGVGIGAAIHNWIPQSIIENVVGGNNPFAVLLATVVGIPMYADIFGTLPIAEALFAKGVGVGTVLSFMMAVTALSLPSMIMLSKVVKPKLLAIFVSIVSAGIIIIGYLFNAFSYIFV, from the coding sequence ATGAACATATTAGCCATGATATTCGGTTGGTTAAACGACCAACTGTTAAAAATGAGATGGCTTTCAGAACTGGTAAGACTTCTTGTGGAGAAAGTATTTGGTTTGTCTGTTAGCGAAAGAATAGGTGGAAGTATTCACTTTTTTATATATGATACAATAAAAATATTTATATTATTATCACTATTAATATTTGTCATATCCTATATCCAGAGTTATTTTCCGCCAGAGAGGACAAAGAAGATTCTCGGAAAGATAAAAGGCATTAAAGGGAATATACTTGGTGCACTGCTTGGTACCATAACTCCATTTTGCAGTTGCTCCAGCATACCGATTTTTATCGGTTTCACATCTGCTGGCTTGCCTTTAGGCATAACCTTTTCTTTCTTAATATCTTCGCCAATGGTGGATTTGGCGTCATTAATGTTGTTAATTTCATTTTTCGGTCCTAAAATTGCCATAGCCTATGTTGTTGTAGGCTTGATTTTGGCGGTTATCGGAGGAACTTTGATTGACAAGTTGGGACTTGAAAAATATGTAGAAGGATATGTAAGAGAAATCGAAAATGTTGATGCCGAAGTGCCTGAAATGACCCGCAAGGAAAGAATATCTTATGCAAAGGAACAGGTCAGGGATATTATCCAGAGAGTATGGCTATATGTATTAATCGGTGTTGGAATAGGGGCAGCCATTCATAACTGGATTCCTCAGTCAATCATAGAAAATGTGGTTGGAGGCAATAATCCATTTGCAGTGTTGCTTGCTACTGTAGTGGGCATTCCAATGTATGCTGATATATTCGGCACTCTGCCTATAGCCGAAGCATTATTTGCAAAAGGAGTAGGCGTGGGAACGGTATTGTCATTTATGATGGCGGTAACAGCCTTGTCGCTGCCTTCCATGATTATGCTCAGCAAGGTAGTAAAGCCTAAACTTTTAGCAATCTTTGTATCCATTGTATCAGCAGGAATTATTATCATTGGATATTTATTTAATGCTTTTTCATATATTTTTGTGTAA
- a CDS encoding nucleotidyltransferase domain-containing protein, whose protein sequence is MVENILNQISRELEGIPGIIGIVLGGSRARGTHHEKSDIDIGIYYDETEGFDIRELGKVAAKLDDEHRENLITQIGGWGPWVNAGGWLVIQEYHVDFILRDIKRVSQVIDDCLAGKVSAHYQTGHPHAYLNVMYMGEISVCKILVDPRGKISELKSRTKPYPQTLKDAIVQYFMFEASFSLMFAEDNVDKDDIYYVCGHCFRSISCLNQVLFALNEEYCINEKKAVRMIDGFFIKPRDYKNRIDKIITLLSADRDTTREGINMLKELISETEILLVK, encoded by the coding sequence ATGGTAGAAAATATTTTGAATCAAATCAGCAGAGAATTGGAAGGCATACCAGGTATTATAGGTATAGTTTTAGGAGGTTCAAGAGCAAGAGGTACCCATCATGAAAAGTCCGACATAGATATTGGAATATACTATGATGAAACAGAGGGCTTTGATATCAGAGAATTAGGCAAGGTTGCTGCAAAACTAGATGATGAGCATAGAGAAAATTTAATTACGCAAATAGGTGGGTGGGGTCCTTGGGTAAATGCAGGTGGATGGCTTGTTATTCAAGAATATCATGTAGATTTTATATTACGTGACATAAAAAGGGTGTCTCAGGTTATTGATGATTGTTTGGCAGGAAAAGTATCTGCTCATTACCAAACTGGTCATCCCCATGCATATTTAAATGTAATGTATATGGGCGAAATTTCCGTTTGCAAAATACTTGTTGACCCTAGGGGTAAAATTTCAGAATTAAAATCCAGAACCAAGCCATATCCTCAAACTTTAAAAGATGCAATAGTTCAATATTTTATGTTTGAGGCCTCCTTTTCCTTAATGTTTGCTGAGGATAATGTCGATAAGGATGACATTTATTATGTATGTGGACATTGTTTCAGAAGTATTTCTTGCTTAAATCAAGTTTTATTTGCTTTGAATGAAGAATACTGCATTAATGAGAAAAAAGCGGTCAGGATGATTGATGGCTTTTTTATAAAGCCCAGGGATTATAAAAATAGAATAGATAAGATTATTACATTACTTTCCGCTGATAGAGATACTACAAGAGAAGGGATAAATATGCTTAAGGAACTTATTTCTGAAACAGAAATCCTTCTTGTTAAGTAA
- a CDS encoding LysE family transporter has translation MVLWGIFISAFLIGFSGAMMPGPMLGVTIDGSLKKGWTAGPLTVLGHGILEFILIVIMTFGLKDFFSNPTVAGFIGFFGGAFLAWMGYGMIKSGINKSVSLESQRAGNSAGVRNLALAGALVSATNPYFILWWASTGIESIRQSYTSGLIGVLFFFIGHILSDFVWYTAISTAFSRGKKLISDTLYRWIIILLGIFIVAFSIYFIGSGWKMLLGAIE, from the coding sequence GTGGTTTTGTGGGGAATCTTCATCAGCGCTTTTTTAATAGGCTTTTCAGGAGCAATGATGCCTGGGCCTATGTTGGGGGTTACAATTGACGGCAGTCTTAAAAAGGGGTGGACAGCAGGCCCTTTGACAGTATTAGGGCATGGAATACTGGAATTTATATTAATTGTCATCATGACATTCGGGCTTAAAGATTTCTTTTCTAATCCGACAGTTGCAGGATTTATTGGATTTTTTGGCGGTGCTTTTCTTGCATGGATGGGCTATGGAATGATAAAATCTGGTATTAATAAATCAGTTTCTTTGGAGAGCCAAAGAGCAGGGAATAGTGCCGGAGTGAGGAATCTTGCATTAGCGGGAGCGCTTGTAAGTGCTACCAATCCGTATTTTATTCTCTGGTGGGCGTCAACAGGTATAGAATCAATACGCCAGTCTTATACTTCAGGGTTAATTGGTGTTTTGTTCTTTTTCATAGGGCATATCCTATCGGACTTTGTATGGTATACAGCAATATCCACGGCATTTTCCAGAGGAAAGAAACTGATAAGTGATACCCTATATCGATGGATAATTATATTGTTAGGCATATTTATTGTAGCATTTTCAATCTATTTTATAGGCAGTGGCTGGAAGATGCTATTAGGGGCGATAGAGTGA
- a CDS encoding MBL fold metallo-hydrolase — translation MKILNLICKRTNCYLLESSCGWIMIDTDFPGTLYRLMNLLNQHNIKISDIKYLIVTHFHPDHAGIAQDLKNLGIRLILHECQVAFVDNLNNFYKKNNQFNFTDILPEGNIVISSKESRDFLKSMGIEGEIIQTPGHTDDSISLTIDGCCAFTGDLPEFSLMEAYNDQTIKNSWKLIKDYKITKIFPGHGNPYTII, via the coding sequence ATGAAAATACTGAACTTAATTTGTAAAAGGACAAATTGTTATCTCCTTGAATCCAGTTGCGGATGGATAATGATAGATACTGATTTTCCTGGTACTCTTTATCGGCTTATGAACTTATTGAATCAGCATAATATCAAAATAAGTGATATCAAATATTTAATTGTAACACATTTCCATCCGGACCATGCTGGGATTGCTCAAGACTTAAAGAATTTAGGAATAAGATTAATTTTACATGAATGTCAGGTTGCTTTTGTAGACAATTTAAACAACTTTTACAAAAAGAATAATCAATTTAATTTTACAGATATTCTACCTGAGGGTAATATCGTAATTTCCAGCAAAGAAAGTAGAGACTTCCTCAAAAGTATGGGAATAGAAGGGGAAATAATCCAAACGCCTGGTCATACAGATGATAGCATAAGCCTCACTATTGATGGATGTTGTGCATTCACAGGCGACCTTCCGGAATTCAGTCTTATGGAAGCCTATAACGACCAAACAATCAAAAACAGTTGGAAATTAATAAAGGATTATAAAATAACAAAAATATTTCCAGGTCATGGAAACCCGTACACAATAATTTAG
- a CDS encoding class I SAM-dependent methyltransferase, translating into MNQNKYDDDVFFNKYSNMNRSKNGLEGAGEWHELKKMMPNFKDKRVLDLGCGFGWHCRYAVENGAKSVIGIDISQKMLSEAKNKTKYGNIEYICMPIEDIDFPEESFEVVISSLALHYIKSFEDVLDRVYKCLSRGGDFVFSIEHPIFTAQGPQDWYYDDKGNILHWPVDHYFTEGIRNAKFLGEEVIKYHRTLTTYLNSLIKIGFEITGVVEPEPEENMLNTVPGMLDELRRPMMLLVSARKK; encoded by the coding sequence ATGAATCAAAACAAATACGATGATGATGTCTTTTTCAATAAATATAGCAACATGAACCGTTCAAAAAATGGTCTTGAAGGTGCGGGGGAGTGGCATGAACTAAAAAAGATGATGCCTAACTTCAAAGATAAAAGGGTTTTAGATTTAGGCTGCGGGTTTGGATGGCATTGTCGCTATGCTGTAGAGAACGGTGCAAAGTCAGTAATTGGAATTGATATTTCACAAAAGATGTTAAGTGAGGCAAAGAATAAAACGAAATATGGGAATATCGAGTATATCTGTATGCCAATAGAGGACATAGATTTTCCTGAAGAATCCTTTGAGGTTGTTATCAGTTCCCTGGCTCTTCACTATATTAAATCCTTTGAGGATGTTTTAGATAGAGTATATAAATGCCTTTCAAGGGGTGGAGATTTTGTATTTTCTATAGAGCATCCCATTTTTACAGCGCAAGGCCCTCAGGATTGGTATTATGATGATAAGGGTAATATTCTGCATTGGCCAGTTGACCATTATTTTACGGAAGGTATTCGTAATGCTAAATTTTTAGGTGAAGAAGTTATTAAATATCACCGAACACTTACTACATACTTAAATAGTCTCATAAAAATAGGATTTGAAATAACAGGGGTTGTTGAGCCTGAACCTGAAGAAAATATGCTCAACACAGTACCTGGAATGTTGGATGAACTGCGCCGACCAATGATGCTGCTTGTGTCTGCAAGAAAGAAGTGA
- a CDS encoding arsenate reductase ArsC, which translates to MKKKVAFVCVHNSCRSQMAEGWAKKMGSDVLEAYSAGTENYPEVKPLAVQVMEEAGVDMSGHYPKLLSDIPAEVDILITMGCNVECPYIPCQHREDWGLSDPSGGPIEDYRRTRDIIKEKVEDLVQRVKNNQI; encoded by the coding sequence ATGAAAAAGAAGGTTGCATTTGTGTGTGTCCACAACTCTTGTCGTTCTCAAATGGCAGAAGGTTGGGCAAAGAAAATGGGAAGTGACGTATTGGAAGCATACTCGGCAGGGACAGAAAATTACCCTGAAGTAAAACCACTGGCAGTACAGGTAATGGAAGAAGCAGGAGTGGATATGAGCGGCCATTATCCGAAACTATTAAGCGATATTCCAGCGGAAGTAGATATTTTAATAACGATGGGATGTAATGTAGAATGCCCTTATATACCATGCCAACATAGAGAAGATTGGGGACTTAGTGACCCGTCAGGCGGACCAATAGAAGATTACAGAAGAACAAGAGATATAATTAAGGAAAAAGTCGAGGATTTAGTACAGAGAGTAAAGAACAATCAGATTTGA
- a CDS encoding permease produces MGNYILYAVTLILLVISFLKDESKTKNALKKAWKSFENILPEFLGVIMLVGILLAVLNPQVISAVIGAESGWFGVILAALVGAVTLIPGFVAFPTAAMLLQNGAGYMQIGAFVSTLMMVGIVTAPVEMKYFGKKLTIARNVLAFIFSFLVAYIIGKVVGGI; encoded by the coding sequence ATGGGAAATTATATTCTTTATGCTGTTACGCTAATATTGTTAGTAATATCTTTTCTCAAAGATGAGAGCAAAACAAAGAATGCTCTAAAGAAAGCCTGGAAGTCATTTGAAAATATATTGCCAGAATTCCTTGGAGTCATTATGCTGGTAGGGATACTGCTTGCCGTACTTAACCCTCAAGTCATATCTGCTGTCATAGGAGCAGAATCAGGATGGTTTGGCGTTATTCTTGCAGCCTTGGTTGGAGCAGTTACCCTTATTCCAGGGTTTGTGGCATTCCCTACTGCTGCCATGCTTCTTCAAAATGGTGCAGGGTATATGCAGATTGGAGCCTTCGTTTCTACACTTATGATGGTAGGGATTGTTACGGCTCCCGTAGAGATGAAATACTTTGGTAAAAAACTTACAATTGCAAGAAATGTTTTAGCGTTTATATTCTCTTTCCTGGTAGCATATATAATTGGGAAGGTGGTGGGCGGTATATGA
- a CDS encoding DUF6438 domain-containing protein: MFEYIKLQRTMCFGTCPVYSVMVDKEGNVNYYGEMFVYKSGEHYWKISEKKVNQLNDLIGDFGFKSFIYEPGDEFITDRPSCITTVKYSNGETKEIDHYYGHISIDDSLTAFENKIERIIGTKKYVNPTLYIYFVEEKILKPSIRYMVISATEKEAISLVEKDCTNQEALKWKTRKIGVATDDYYEPLILMREFKYSNENL, encoded by the coding sequence ATGTTTGAATATATAAAATTGCAAAGAACAATGTGTTTTGGGACTTGCCCTGTTTATAGTGTTATGGTAGATAAAGAGGGTAATGTAAATTATTATGGAGAAATGTTTGTATATAAGAGCGGAGAGCATTATTGGAAGATATCAGAGAAAAAAGTAAATCAGTTAAATGACTTGATTGGGGATTTTGGGTTTAAGTCTTTTATATATGAGCCAGGGGATGAGTTTATTACAGACCGTCCTTCTTGCATCACCACAGTAAAGTATTCTAATGGAGAAACCAAAGAAATTGACCACTATTATGGACATATTTCGATAGATGATAGTCTGACAGCATTTGAAAATAAGATAGAAAGAATTATAGGCACAAAAAAATATGTAAATCCAACGTTGTACATATACTTTGTTGAAGAAAAGATTTTAAAGCCATCAATAAGATACATGGTTATTTCTGCTACGGAAAAAGAAGCAATATCTCTAGTAGAAAAAGACTGCACTAATCAAGAAGCATTAAAATGGAAAACCAGGAAGATTGGTGTTGCTACAGATGATTATTATGAACCGCTAATACTTATGAGAGAGTTTAAGTACAGTAATGAGAATTTATAG
- a CDS encoding ArsR/SmtB family transcription factor — protein MDLIEIFKALGDENRIRILNLLIRQELCVCEIETVLDMTQSNASRHLNKLKTSGIITSEKKSQWVYYRVDNDFIKENDLLYEFIKNKLAENTQLQRDIERLKKYKNSNFTCEQLREDKSQVLKYLREQCKNN, from the coding sequence TTGGATTTAATAGAAATCTTTAAAGCGTTGGGAGATGAAAACAGAATTAGAATACTCAATTTGCTAATAAGACAGGAACTCTGTGTGTGCGAGATAGAAACAGTGCTGGATATGACGCAGTCTAATGCTTCAAGGCATCTAAATAAATTAAAAACTTCAGGTATTATAACCAGTGAAAAGAAATCGCAATGGGTCTATTACAGAGTTGATAACGATTTTATTAAAGAAAATGACCTACTGTATGAATTTATTAAAAATAAGTTGGCTGAAAATACACAATTGCAAAGAGATATAGAAAGACTTAAAAAATATAAAAATAGTAACTTTACATGTGAGCAACTGCGGGAAGATAAAAGTCAGGTTCTTAAGTATCTTCGAGAGCAGTGCAAAAACAATTGA
- a CDS encoding VOC family protein has product MKAEINLITIWTDKIDRMRNFYNQVLGFRIKNDLGNYVEFENNGVRFAICMRNVMYSYSDEYRKKVVGQAFELAFPCENPDDVDEAFKKLVTMGATPVHQPQNMPWNRRTALFADPDGNIHEIFSEII; this is encoded by the coding sequence ATGAAAGCAGAGATTAACCTTATTACAATTTGGACAGATAAAATTGACAGGATGAGAAATTTTTATAATCAAGTCCTTGGATTTAGAATTAAAAATGACCTTGGCAATTATGTTGAATTTGAAAATAATGGAGTAAGATTTGCTATATGTATGAGAAATGTTATGTATTCATATAGTGATGAGTATAGGAAAAAAGTAGTTGGTCAGGCTTTTGAATTGGCCTTTCCATGTGAAAATCCTGATGATGTAGATGAAGCATTTAAAAAGTTAGTTACGATGGGAGCAACTCCTGTTCATCAACCTCAAAATATGCCCTGGAATCGAAGAACAGCATTATTTGCAGACCCAGATGGCAATATACATGAAATTTTTTCAGAGATTATTTAG
- the arsB gene encoding ACR3 family arsenite efflux transporter: MSSKEAMQEKKGLGFFEKYLTLWVAACIIVGVAIGRLIPVIPETLSKFEYANVSIPVAILIWLMIYPMMLKIDFSSIVRATKKPKGLIVTCVTNWLIKPFTMYLIAAFFLKVVFSRWIGSDLATDYLAGAVLLGAAPCTAMVFVWSYLTKGDPAYTLVQVAVNDLIILFAFTPIVAFLLGVSNVSVPYDTLVLSTILFVVIPLVGGYLTRRNIIKHKGIEYFENIFLKKFDNVTIVGLLLTLVIIFSFQGEIILSNPLHIILIAIPLIILTFFIFFIAYGWAKVWKLPHDIAAPAGMIGASNFFELAVAVAISLFGLESGAALATVVGVLVEVPVMLTLVMIANNTRHWFQ, from the coding sequence ATGAGTAGCAAAGAAGCAATGCAAGAAAAAAAAGGATTAGGTTTTTTCGAAAAGTACCTTACACTGTGGGTAGCAGCATGTATTATAGTAGGAGTTGCCATAGGACGATTAATTCCTGTAATCCCTGAAACTTTAAGCAAATTTGAATATGCAAATGTATCAATTCCTGTTGCTATTCTCATATGGCTAATGATATACCCAATGATGCTGAAAATTGATTTTTCAAGCATTGTCAGGGCAACAAAAAAACCGAAGGGACTAATAGTTACTTGTGTAACAAACTGGCTTATCAAGCCTTTTACAATGTATCTTATAGCAGCGTTTTTCTTAAAAGTGGTATTCAGCAGGTGGATTGGTTCGGATTTGGCGACAGACTATCTTGCAGGTGCAGTATTATTAGGAGCCGCACCATGTACCGCTATGGTGTTCGTATGGAGTTATTTGACAAAAGGCGACCCTGCTTATACATTAGTGCAGGTAGCAGTGAATGACCTGATTATATTGTTTGCATTTACACCAATTGTCGCATTCCTGTTAGGTGTAAGTAATGTAAGCGTTCCTTATGACACACTGGTATTATCAACAATCCTGTTTGTTGTTATTCCATTGGTAGGAGGGTACCTTACTAGAAGGAACATCATCAAACATAAGGGCATAGAGTATTTCGAGAACATTTTTCTCAAGAAATTTGATAATGTAACTATCGTAGGTTTACTTCTCACTTTAGTAATTATTTTCTCGTTCCAGGGTGAAATAATTTTAAGTAATCCCTTGCATATTATATTAATTGCTATACCATTAATTATCCTGACATTCTTTATATTCTTCATTGCTTATGGATGGGCAAAGGTATGGAAACTTCCCCATGATATAGCGGCTCCTGCGGGAATGATTGGAGCAAGCAATTTCTTTGAACTTGCAGTTGCAGTGGCAATTTCACTCTTTGGCCTGGAATCTGGAGCCGCTCTTGCAACAGTTGTAGGAGTATTGGTTGAAGTCCCGGTCATGCTTACGTTGGTCATGATTGCAAATAATACAAGGCATTGGTTTCAATAA